In Amycolatopsis methanolica 239, a single genomic region encodes these proteins:
- a CDS encoding winged helix-turn-helix domain-containing protein produces the protein MTVPEFDPTAKPGYIYEMMADHLEARIEAGELRPNTPLPAERRLATEYGVSLGTARHATQILRERGLVFTIRSKGTFIADEARRSANRGDS, from the coding sequence GTGACCGTCCCAGAGTTCGATCCCACCGCGAAGCCGGGTTACATCTACGAGATGATGGCGGACCACCTGGAGGCCCGCATCGAGGCCGGTGAACTGCGCCCGAACACGCCACTGCCGGCGGAACGACGGCTGGCCACCGAGTACGGCGTGTCACTCGGCACGGCGCGCCACGCAACCCAGATCCTCCGCGAGCGCGGCCTGGTGTTCACCATCCGCTCAAAGGGCACCTTCATCGCCGACGAGGCCCGCAGAAGCGCTAACCGGGGGGATTCGTGA
- a CDS encoding GGDEF domain-containing protein, with protein sequence MEAAADDVGFAFQPLYSLNTGGVVGVEALARPATGRIHDLLRAAQRRGRLVHVDAGLAAQAVLSEATHETLLPLHLNLTALSAAAPQLVLDPLLESLGRTGRRPREIVLEIGAPFHGVSPKALLAGLERFAELGFRLAFDGLGSGDLPLNLLAEAGVGLVKLDRTTLRRLPGETAAVALVESLVHFTSRTGIRLVATGIEAEEQLSAVRRLGVRIVQGNLFAPARANAMPAGLVTAPPEPVAPVPLTRAAAPRVDDFRHPATTLPDDATCDEVRRVLLDHDAPSGIVGIDRAGRPRWSIDRARFLLDLTGPYGHALHANKAAARLADPPRTIRTGAGALELLDLVADADLTRTGDDIIVVGADGECLGVVFVTEIVRAMAEAKIEEAAALNPLTRLPGSDTVAREVDRRIAAGTPLVVAWLDVDSFKRINDTVGFAAGDDLIRALGRTLTDLAAKLRSVTVSHVGGDDFLIACGIDEIPAVADTLLGTPWTAEHLSVTVSLATVVCAGTAAKSYREVSRLLAPLKKRAKDVPGSSWVNSWPGTDRFEILRGQGHDSLRVPNQVR encoded by the coding sequence GTGGAAGCAGCGGCCGACGACGTAGGCTTCGCCTTTCAACCGCTCTACAGCCTGAACACCGGCGGCGTCGTCGGTGTCGAAGCCCTCGCCCGGCCGGCCACCGGACGGATCCACGACCTCCTGCGCGCCGCCCAGCGCCGCGGACGGCTGGTCCACGTCGACGCCGGCCTCGCCGCGCAGGCGGTCCTCTCCGAGGCCACCCACGAGACCCTGCTCCCCCTGCACCTGAACCTGACCGCGCTGTCGGCCGCGGCGCCACAGCTGGTGCTGGACCCGCTGCTCGAATCGCTCGGGCGCACCGGGCGCCGTCCACGTGAGATCGTGCTGGAGATCGGCGCGCCGTTCCACGGCGTCTCGCCGAAGGCGCTGCTCGCCGGCCTGGAGCGGTTCGCCGAGCTGGGCTTCCGTCTCGCCTTCGACGGGCTCGGGTCGGGCGATTTGCCACTGAACCTGCTCGCCGAGGCCGGTGTCGGCCTGGTCAAACTCGACCGCACGACGCTGCGGCGGCTGCCCGGCGAGACCGCGGCGGTCGCGCTGGTCGAGTCGCTCGTGCACTTCACCTCCCGGACCGGCATCCGGCTGGTGGCGACCGGGATCGAGGCCGAGGAGCAGCTGTCGGCCGTGCGGCGGCTGGGGGTGCGGATCGTGCAGGGCAACCTGTTCGCCCCGGCCCGCGCCAACGCGATGCCCGCCGGCCTGGTCACGGCGCCGCCGGAGCCCGTGGCGCCGGTGCCGCTGACCAGGGCGGCGGCGCCGCGCGTGGACGACTTCCGGCATCCCGCGACAACGCTGCCCGACGACGCGACGTGCGACGAGGTCCGGCGGGTGCTGCTGGACCACGACGCGCCGAGCGGGATCGTGGGGATCGACCGGGCCGGACGGCCGCGGTGGTCGATCGACCGGGCCCGGTTCCTGCTGGACCTGACCGGCCCGTACGGGCACGCGCTGCACGCGAACAAGGCGGCCGCGCGGCTGGCCGACCCGCCGCGCACCATCCGCACCGGCGCGGGCGCGCTGGAGCTGCTCGACCTGGTCGCCGACGCCGACCTGACCCGCACCGGGGACGACATCATCGTGGTCGGCGCGGACGGCGAGTGCCTCGGCGTGGTGTTCGTGACCGAGATCGTGCGCGCGATGGCCGAGGCGAAGATCGAGGAGGCGGCCGCGCTGAACCCGCTGACCCGGCTGCCGGGCAGTGACACCGTCGCGCGCGAGGTGGACCGCCGGATCGCCGCGGGGACGCCGCTCGTCGTGGCTTGGCTGGACGTGGACTCGTTCAAGCGCATCAACGACACGGTGGGCTTCGCGGCTGGCGACGACCTGATCCGGGCGCTGGGGCGGACGCTGACGGACCTGGCGGCGAAGCTGCGCAGCGTCACGGTTAGCCACGTCGGCGGCGACGACTTCCTGATCGCCTGCGGCATCGACGAGATTCCGGCCGTCGCGGACACCCTGCTGGGCACCCCGTGGACGGCCGAGCACCTGTCGGTCACGGTCTCGCTGGCCACGGTCGTGTGCGCCGGCACGGCGGCGAAGTCCTATCGCGAGGTTTCCCGGCTGCTGGCGCCGCTGAAGAAGCGCGCGAAGGACGTGCCGGGGTCGAGCTGGGTGAACAGCTGGCCCGGCACGGACCGTTTCGAGATACTGCGTGGACAGGGCCACGACTCATTGCGCGTCCCGAATCAAGTCCGCTGA
- a CDS encoding amidohydrolase family protein, producing the protein MTGDAPGKPHPRNFGAHARLIERYVRARSVVDLPTAVHKSTLAAAERLGLIDRGRIAAGAKADIAVLDLAAVRERATWADPCRYAKGVRHVWINGRQGVADGRTTGARAGRFLLRGR; encoded by the coding sequence ATGACCGGGGACGCGCCGGGAAAACCGCACCCGCGCAACTTCGGTGCGCACGCACGTCTCATCGAACGCTACGTCCGCGCGCGGTCCGTGGTGGACCTCCCCACTGCCGTGCACAAGAGCACCCTGGCCGCGGCGGAGCGGCTCGGCCTGATCGACCGCGGCCGCATCGCGGCAGGCGCGAAGGCGGACATCGCGGTGCTGGACCTGGCCGCGGTCAGGGAGAGGGCGACCTGGGCCGATCCGTGCCGCTACGCGAAGGGCGTGCGGCACGTCTGGATCAACGGCCGGCAGGGTGTGGCTGACGGGCGGACAACCGGTGCCCGTGCTGGCCGGTTCCTGCTTCGCGGCCGGTGA
- a CDS encoding IclR family transcriptional regulator: MERVCLILNLLQESVDGITLNEVAQTTGLPKSSAFRYLWTLENHRYVERDEEHGLFRLGLGFVGMQSRHLEILRERARPTLESLRDEFGETANLGLLDGDRIIYIEIVESRRGVRLAAARGDHDYLHSTALGKAIAAHLPEDRLRQLLENTGLPARTANTITSIDDYLDELAKVRRVGYAVDNGENEIDGRCVAAPLLATHLPAAISVSGPASRFTMQDVKKVAKTLIDMAAEIATNPVSADLEARKS, encoded by the coding sequence GTGGAACGGGTTTGCCTGATCCTCAACCTGCTGCAGGAGTCCGTCGACGGGATCACCCTCAACGAGGTCGCCCAGACGACGGGCCTGCCGAAGTCCTCGGCGTTCCGGTACCTCTGGACGCTCGAGAACCACAGGTACGTCGAGCGGGACGAGGAACACGGTCTGTTCCGGCTGGGCCTCGGGTTCGTCGGTATGCAGTCACGGCACCTGGAGATCCTGCGCGAGCGGGCACGGCCGACGCTCGAGAGCCTGCGCGACGAGTTCGGTGAGACGGCGAACCTCGGCCTCCTCGACGGCGACCGCATCATCTACATCGAGATCGTCGAAAGCCGCCGGGGCGTCCGGCTGGCGGCGGCCCGCGGCGATCACGACTACCTGCACAGCACCGCCCTCGGCAAGGCGATCGCGGCCCACCTGCCCGAGGACCGGCTCCGGCAGCTGCTGGAGAACACCGGCCTGCCCGCACGGACCGCCAACACGATCACCTCGATCGACGACTACCTGGACGAACTGGCGAAGGTCCGGCGCGTCGGATACGCCGTCGACAACGGCGAGAACGAGATCGACGGCCGGTGCGTCGCCGCGCCACTCCTGGCCACCCACCTCCCCGCGGCGATCAGCGTCAGCGGGCCGGCTTCCCGCTTCACCATGCAGGACGTGAAGAAGGTCGCCAAGACCCTGATCGACATGGCGGCGGAAATCGCGACCAACCCCGTCTCCGCAGACTTGGAAGCGCGGAAGTCCTGA
- a CDS encoding class I SAM-dependent methyltransferase, translating into MTGPCMLDELAHAGPEHLDPGFVAGFDRKQGRPDPSEDLALLDGRTVVDLGAGTGRFAIAAAKRFDRVKAVDVSPAMLAVIRSAGLPNVECVQAGFLSYEHRGEPADAVFTRHALHQLPDFWKAIALHRIAGMLRPGGLLRLRDLIYDFQPGETETVLRDWFGHAATDPATGYTRRPGRTRADRAQHLPVAARADAGGRRVRGPGRALHRPGLRGRHLPEAGLGGARQGLLYPSQRRIGRAA; encoded by the coding sequence ATGACCGGACCGTGCATGCTCGACGAGCTCGCCCATGCCGGGCCCGAACACCTCGACCCCGGCTTCGTCGCCGGTTTCGACCGCAAGCAGGGCCGGCCGGACCCGTCGGAGGACCTCGCCCTGCTGGACGGCCGCACCGTCGTCGACCTGGGGGCGGGCACCGGCCGCTTCGCCATCGCCGCCGCGAAGCGGTTCGACCGGGTGAAGGCGGTCGACGTGTCACCGGCGATGCTCGCCGTGATCCGGTCCGCCGGGCTGCCGAACGTCGAGTGCGTCCAGGCCGGGTTCCTCAGCTACGAGCACCGGGGCGAGCCGGCGGACGCGGTGTTCACGCGGCACGCGCTGCACCAGCTGCCGGACTTCTGGAAGGCGATCGCGCTGCACCGCATCGCCGGGATGCTCCGGCCGGGCGGGCTGCTCCGGCTGCGGGACCTGATCTACGACTTCCAGCCGGGTGAGACGGAAACGGTCCTGCGGGACTGGTTCGGCCACGCGGCCACCGATCCCGCGACCGGCTACACCCGACGGCCTGGCCGAACACGTGCGGACCGAGCACAGCACCTTCCGGTGGCTGCTCGAGCCGATGCTGGAGGCCGCCGGGTTCGAGGTCCTGGACGCGCACTTCACCGGCCGGGTCTACGGGGCCGACACCTGCCAGAAGCGGGTCTAGGCGGAGCGCGTCAAGGCCTGCTGTACCCTTCTCAGCGGAGGATTGGCCGAGCGGCCTAA
- a CDS encoding FtsK/SpoIIIE domain-containing protein, whose product MAKANEQKRRVVTALGTMREKLGMVLGAAQAGRQIAETELARLQLEQQIVRVGIDNAAGDEELTAALRSPVMAGVRDKLNAQHAAFYTDAATVPARLRDLVARVAPGPASLPPSAWLGRPGREPLKPPPLWRIGSSTMDDSGPFPVMVPLLDDSHLAITTAVRGRAAVESLIEGLLLRVLSTMELGSVRIHLWDVAQLTAVLPSLYPLSRTSAVTLYDPDQLGVLLDEVTGHIRRIHAHTMQAGHTSLRGLRDQLGQRVEPWRIVVLFGNGETWAPEPLRELKRIAGAALAAGISLITVDIPTILGGAFENIRMLDEHHAATSMTGPNLVVDLDPPVPSAEVSAAASRLADAIVEKQGGPRSFRDLLPAELGQENSARELRAPVGFFEGDPVEVVIGDASPHALIGGPSGSGKTNFLYALLGSLAARYPPDELALYLLDFKEGVSFAGLAPGRRDASWLPHARLIGVNVNTDREFGLALLRFLADELRRRSAAAKEHEVTDLAGLRQQDPDGHWPRIVAVIDEFQYLFAGRDGVTNQATALLEDIARRGRAQGIHLILASQDIAGIDAFWGKPAVFEQCTLRIAMPKARRVLAETNNAAVAAPKWHAVVNHDSGVAHGNQLAHVPDASSKDIFSSLQRELWERYAQEHQRPRLFDGAHSPVLEHSAAFAGLTPGGPPRALLGQSIDVDDTACAVELTGAPGRNLAIMGTAIAEALSIMDAAARSLAKQYPPHEVEFLVACLVDRCASAVGELADGLESDGHRVVRLSDVELGEHMAKLAEEPPEHARILLLYGVDAALPILEQKQPGQLKSGLDHFRVVLKQGPGKGTHTIGWWRSTARLKDTLGFAGTDDIGAWAALDVQGAELSQFAAGQVVHWSPRPGRALFFDRSTHVSPEVMIPFDRPEHQA is encoded by the coding sequence ATGGCGAAGGCCAACGAGCAGAAACGTCGGGTCGTGACGGCCCTGGGCACCATGCGCGAGAAGCTCGGCATGGTGCTCGGCGCCGCGCAGGCGGGCCGCCAGATCGCCGAGACCGAGCTGGCCCGGCTCCAGCTGGAACAGCAGATCGTGCGCGTCGGCATCGACAACGCGGCCGGGGACGAGGAGCTCACCGCCGCGCTCCGCAGCCCGGTGATGGCGGGGGTGCGGGACAAGCTCAACGCGCAGCACGCCGCGTTCTACACCGACGCGGCGACGGTGCCCGCGCGGCTGCGGGACCTGGTCGCGCGCGTCGCGCCGGGGCCGGCGAGCCTGCCGCCCAGCGCGTGGCTCGGCCGTCCGGGCCGGGAGCCGCTGAAACCGCCGCCGCTGTGGCGCATCGGCTCGTCCACAATGGATGACTCCGGCCCGTTCCCGGTGATGGTGCCGCTGCTGGACGACTCGCACCTGGCGATCACCACGGCCGTCCGCGGCCGGGCGGCCGTCGAATCGCTCATCGAGGGTCTGCTGCTGCGCGTGCTCAGCACGATGGAGCTGGGCTCGGTGCGGATCCACCTGTGGGACGTCGCGCAGCTGACCGCCGTGCTGCCGAGCCTGTACCCGCTGTCCCGCACGTCCGCCGTGACGCTGTACGACCCGGACCAGCTCGGCGTGCTGCTCGACGAGGTGACCGGGCACATCCGCCGCATCCACGCGCACACCATGCAGGCCGGCCACACGTCGCTGCGCGGCCTGCGCGACCAGCTCGGGCAGCGCGTCGAGCCGTGGCGGATCGTCGTGTTGTTCGGCAACGGCGAGACGTGGGCGCCGGAACCGCTGCGGGAGCTCAAGCGCATCGCCGGCGCCGCGCTGGCCGCCGGGATCTCGCTGATCACCGTCGACATCCCGACGATCCTCGGCGGCGCGTTCGAGAACATCCGGATGCTCGACGAGCACCACGCGGCAACCAGCATGACCGGGCCCAACCTCGTCGTCGACCTGGACCCGCCGGTCCCGTCGGCCGAGGTCAGCGCCGCGGCGAGCAGGCTGGCCGACGCGATCGTGGAGAAGCAGGGCGGGCCGCGGTCGTTCCGCGACCTGCTGCCCGCCGAGCTGGGCCAGGAGAACTCCGCGCGTGAACTGCGGGCGCCGGTCGGGTTCTTCGAGGGCGATCCGGTCGAGGTCGTCATCGGCGACGCCAGCCCGCACGCGCTGATCGGCGGCCCGAGCGGCTCGGGCAAGACGAACTTCCTCTACGCCCTGCTCGGCAGCCTCGCCGCGCGCTACCCGCCGGACGAGCTCGCGCTGTACCTGCTGGACTTCAAGGAGGGCGTGTCCTTCGCCGGGCTCGCGCCGGGCCGCCGGGACGCGAGCTGGCTGCCGCACGCGCGCCTGATCGGGGTCAACGTCAACACCGACCGCGAGTTCGGCCTGGCGTTGCTGCGGTTCCTCGCCGACGAGCTGCGCCGCCGGTCGGCGGCCGCCAAGGAGCACGAGGTCACCGACCTGGCGGGGCTGCGCCAGCAGGACCCGGATGGGCACTGGCCGCGGATCGTCGCGGTGATCGACGAGTTCCAGTACCTGTTCGCGGGCCGCGACGGCGTCACCAACCAGGCGACCGCGCTGCTGGAGGACATCGCCCGCCGTGGCCGCGCCCAGGGCATCCACCTGATCCTGGCGAGCCAGGACATCGCGGGCATCGACGCGTTCTGGGGCAAGCCCGCGGTGTTCGAGCAGTGCACGCTGCGCATCGCCATGCCCAAGGCGCGGCGCGTGCTGGCCGAGACCAACAACGCGGCCGTCGCCGCCCCGAAGTGGCACGCGGTGGTCAACCACGACTCCGGGGTCGCGCACGGCAACCAGCTCGCGCACGTGCCGGACGCCAGCAGCAAGGACATCTTCTCGTCGCTGCAACGGGAACTGTGGGAGCGCTACGCCCAGGAGCACCAGCGGCCGCGGCTGTTCGACGGCGCGCACTCGCCGGTGCTGGAGCACTCGGCCGCGTTCGCCGGGCTCACCCCGGGCGGGCCGCCGCGGGCGCTGCTGGGCCAGTCGATCGACGTCGACGACACGGCGTGCGCGGTGGAGCTGACCGGGGCGCCCGGCCGCAACCTGGCGATCATGGGCACCGCGATCGCCGAGGCACTGTCCATCATGGACGCGGCCGCCCGGTCGCTGGCGAAGCAGTACCCGCCGCACGAGGTGGAGTTCCTGGTGGCGTGCCTCGTCGACCGGTGCGCGTCCGCGGTCGGCGAGCTGGCCGACGGGCTGGAGTCGGACGGGCACCGCGTGGTGCGGTTGAGCGACGTCGAGCTGGGCGAGCACATGGCCAAGCTCGCCGAGGAGCCGCCCGAGCACGCTCGGATCCTGCTGCTGTACGGCGTCGACGCGGCGCTGCCGATCCTGGAGCAGAAGCAACCCGGTCAGCTCAAGAGCGGGCTGGACCACTTCCGGGTGGTTCTCAAGCAGGGCCCCGGAAAGGGCACTCACACCATCGGGTGGTGGCGCAGCACGGCGCGGCTGAAGGACACGCTCGGGTTCGCAGGCACCGACGACATCGGCGCGTGGGCGGCGCTGGACGTGCAGGGCGCGGAGCTGAGCCAGTTCGCGGCCGGGCAGGTCGTGCACTGGTCGCCGCGGCCGGGCCGGGCGCTGTTCTTCGACCGAAGCACGCACGTCTCGCCCGAGGTGATGATCCCCTTCGACCGGCCGGAGCACCAGGCATGA
- a CDS encoding aminotransferase class III-fold pyridoxal phosphate-dependent enzyme, giving the protein MTLLGQGPNFLGHAPEQVVDAVAEACPGGVIYGGQHELEVRASELVCRALGWADMVRFGVSGTESVQGALRLARGATGRTKVVRALAGRESLMSRLGTGEVNHSGGAGGPGAGAACRGR; this is encoded by the coding sequence GTGACTCTGCTCGGCCAAGGCCCCAACTTCCTGGGCCACGCCCCGGAACAGGTCGTCGACGCCGTCGCGGAAGCGTGCCCGGGTGGGGTGATCTACGGCGGACAGCACGAGCTCGAGGTGCGCGCGTCCGAATTGGTGTGCCGTGCGCTCGGCTGGGCCGACATGGTCCGCTTCGGCGTGTCCGGGACGGAATCCGTGCAGGGTGCACTCCGGCTCGCTCGCGGCGCGACGGGACGGACCAAGGTCGTCCGCGCACTGGCTGGGCGCGAAAGCCTGATGAGCCGGCTCGGCACCGGGGAGGTGAACCACTCGGGCGGGGCTGGCGGACCGGGTGCTGGCGCGGCATGCCGTGGCCGGTGA
- a CDS encoding alpha/beta fold hydrolase has translation MTVLRTIAGEIASVVTHAVRYPAGIGRRWAIHPVRRNAPAPVPGRPLVVLPGLADNTAIFTDLKLALDRCGAGPVVSFSYSLLLRDVRSAAARLAEQIEQLCEVTGAAKLDLVGHSLGGLIARYYVQRLGGHERVDTVVTVGTPHGGTVAAWLFSPIPLARQLRPGSDLLAELDRPAPDCATKFVTFSSDGDELVLPSRHGRIEHPDLDVRNVVLPGVGHLALAAHRQVVEEICALSAPVAAPDDDGETFTRSA, from the coding sequence ATGACGGTTCTGCGTACGATCGCGGGTGAGATCGCGAGTGTGGTGACGCACGCGGTCCGGTACCCGGCGGGCATCGGCCGGCGCTGGGCGATCCACCCCGTCCGCCGGAATGCGCCGGCGCCGGTGCCGGGCCGCCCGCTGGTGGTGCTGCCCGGCCTGGCCGACAACACCGCGATCTTCACCGACCTGAAGCTCGCGCTCGACCGCTGCGGCGCCGGGCCGGTCGTCTCGTTCAGCTACAGCCTGCTCCTGCGGGACGTCCGGTCCGCCGCCGCGCGGCTGGCCGAGCAGATCGAACAGCTGTGCGAGGTCACCGGCGCCGCGAAGCTCGACCTGGTCGGGCACAGCCTTGGCGGCCTCATCGCCCGGTACTACGTGCAGCGGCTCGGCGGGCACGAGCGGGTCGACACCGTGGTCACCGTCGGCACGCCGCACGGCGGCACCGTCGCGGCCTGGTTGTTCTCGCCGATCCCGTTGGCGCGCCAGCTGCGCCCGGGCAGCGACCTGCTGGCCGAGCTGGACCGGCCGGCGCCGGACTGCGCGACGAAGTTCGTCACGTTCTCCAGCGACGGCGACGAGCTGGTGCTGCCCAGCCGCCACGGCCGGATCGAACACCCCGACCTCGACGTCCGCAACGTGGTGCTGCCCGGGGTCGGTCACCTGGCGCTCGCCGCGCACCGCCAGGTCGTGGAGGAGATCTGCGCGCTGTCCGCGCCCGTCGCCGCTCCGGACGACGACGGGGAGACATTCACCCGGTCGGCCTGA